Proteins encoded within one genomic window of Bacillus thuringiensis:
- a CDS encoding DinB family protein: protein MKRIDVLLNVLDSTFDKESWYAPFKHAIEGLTAEQAMWKPSGEETNTIWENVNHLIYYKERLAANLEGREWTHNLDGNDTFYLTKQSNDDMEWKKVVERSEDAQRNLRQVLSAISERELEQNSLEGKLLDIMLHDAYHTGQIIQLRKMQGAWPSKR, encoded by the coding sequence TTGAAACGAATTGACGTGTTATTAAACGTACTAGATTCAACATTCGATAAAGAGAGTTGGTATGCACCGTTTAAACATGCTATAGAAGGACTTACAGCCGAACAAGCTATGTGGAAACCATCTGGTGAGGAAACGAATACCATTTGGGAGAATGTTAATCATCTCATTTATTACAAAGAAAGGCTTGCTGCAAACTTGGAAGGCCGTGAATGGACACATAATCTTGACGGTAATGACACCTTTTATCTTACTAAGCAATCTAATGATGATATGGAATGGAAGAAAGTCGTTGAACGTTCTGAAGATGCTCAACGTAATTTAAGACAGGTATTAAGTGCAATTTCTGAAAGAGAGCTTGAGCAAAATTCACTAGAGGGGAAATTATTGGACATCATGCTTCATGATGCTTATCATACAGGACAAATTATTCAATTAAGGAAAATGCAGGGAGCTTGGCCATCAAAGCGTTAA
- a CDS encoding sensor histidine kinase, producing the protein MKSLYSRFVFMTVGIMLLSSIIGFLLTNVYYQVKLKPYNSAKILTYAEEVKSLYEKQSEGNQEAYLHSIAKLGYEIYIVDDQKNGKRIGNAFRKTTISDDTVRKVLNGETFNGVSTYPTRLFITGFFDNELINSVGVPVKHGDKQYALFIRPDIQNQFGEMRIFLAVLLGFIVLLSIIFIAIAAGYIVRPIRKFTNATQKIASGEYEIELDVKRKDEIGTLSTSFQKMTKSIKELDEMRQEFVSNVSHEFQSPLSSIQGFSKTLQTENMSMEERNHYLQIIEGESKRMSSLCKQLLTLASLDKEEKVLQIKEFNLQKQIKDVIFMLEWKWREKDIAVEFDVPDITIQGDENLLHQVWSNIFTNSIKFSNDAGTIEFFVEELESSVIISISDNGIGMEKEEMDRIFDRFYKVDTARARNVEGSGLGLSIVQKIVELHKGNVSVYSTKGEGTTVRVELPK; encoded by the coding sequence ATGAAATCACTATATTCTAGATTTGTTTTTATGACAGTCGGTATTATGCTACTCAGTAGTATTATCGGCTTTTTATTAACGAACGTATATTATCAAGTGAAGTTAAAACCGTATAACAGTGCGAAGATTTTAACGTATGCGGAAGAAGTTAAGTCATTATATGAAAAGCAAAGTGAAGGAAATCAAGAGGCATATTTACATTCTATTGCAAAATTAGGGTATGAAATTTATATTGTCGATGATCAAAAGAATGGAAAGCGTATCGGTAATGCGTTTCGTAAGACGACGATAAGTGATGATACCGTCCGTAAAGTATTGAATGGCGAAACGTTTAATGGTGTTTCCACATATCCGACTCGCCTATTTATTACCGGTTTTTTCGATAATGAATTAATAAATAGTGTCGGTGTACCAGTAAAGCACGGTGATAAACAATACGCTTTATTTATTCGTCCCGATATTCAGAACCAATTTGGCGAGATGCGAATTTTCTTAGCGGTATTACTTGGTTTTATCGTACTATTAAGCATTATCTTTATAGCGATTGCAGCAGGTTACATCGTTCGTCCCATTCGTAAATTTACGAATGCTACGCAAAAAATTGCGAGTGGTGAATATGAAATTGAATTAGACGTAAAACGAAAAGATGAAATAGGAACGTTATCTACAAGCTTCCAAAAGATGACGAAAAGTATTAAAGAACTAGATGAAATGAGACAAGAGTTCGTTTCGAACGTTTCACATGAATTCCAGTCACCGCTTTCTTCCATACAAGGTTTTTCGAAGACATTGCAAACAGAAAATATGAGCATGGAAGAAAGAAATCATTACTTACAAATTATTGAAGGCGAAAGTAAGCGAATGTCTAGTTTATGTAAACAGTTACTTACGCTCGCTTCATTAGATAAAGAAGAGAAAGTGTTGCAAATAAAAGAATTCAATTTGCAGAAGCAAATTAAAGACGTCATTTTTATGCTCGAATGGAAATGGCGTGAGAAAGATATCGCTGTTGAATTTGATGTACCGGACATAACAATTCAAGGTGATGAGAACTTGCTTCATCAAGTATGGAGTAATATTTTTACGAATAGTATTAAGTTTTCAAACGACGCTGGGACGATTGAGTTTTTCGTCGAAGAGTTAGAGTCTAGTGTCATTATCTCTATATCTGATAACGGAATCGGAATGGAAAAAGAAGAAATGGATCGTATTTTTGATCGTTTTTATAAGGTGGATACAGCAAGGGCAAGAAATGTAGAAGGTAGCGGTTTAGGATTGTCGATTGTGCAGAAGATTGTTGAACTGCATAAAGGAAACGTTTCAGTGTATAGTACGAAAGGGGAAGGGACGACCGTTCGGGTTGAACTTCCTAAATAG
- a CDS encoding response regulator transcription factor, whose amino-acid sequence MKMIHILLADDDKHIRELLHYHLQKEGFKVFEAEDGKVAQEVLEKENIHLAIVDIMMPFVDGYTLCEEIRKYHDIPVILLTAKDQLVDKEKGFISGTDDYIVKPFEPAEVIFRMKALLRRYQMLSADIITLHGTTIDRKGIEVKCNGQTILLPLKEFELLSQLASYPGRTFSREELIELVWGMDFEGDERTVDVHVKRLRDRFSKRTDDFQITTVRGLGYKLELK is encoded by the coding sequence ATGAAGATGATACATATTTTATTAGCTGATGATGATAAGCATATTAGAGAGTTATTGCATTATCATTTACAAAAAGAGGGTTTTAAAGTTTTTGAGGCGGAAGATGGAAAGGTAGCGCAAGAAGTATTAGAGAAGGAAAATATTCATCTTGCGATCGTAGACATTATGATGCCTTTCGTTGATGGTTATACGTTATGTGAAGAAATACGGAAGTATCATGATATACCTGTTATTTTATTAACAGCAAAGGATCAGTTAGTCGATAAAGAGAAAGGATTCATTTCTGGTACGGACGATTATATCGTAAAACCATTTGAACCAGCTGAAGTCATTTTCCGTATGAAAGCTTTATTACGCCGTTATCAAATGCTGAGTGCTGACATAATTACACTCCATGGAACGACAATTGATCGTAAAGGTATTGAAGTGAAGTGTAACGGCCAGACGATTTTACTTCCGTTAAAGGAATTTGAATTATTATCACAACTAGCTAGTTATCCTGGGAGAACATTTTCAAGAGAAGAGTTAATTGAGTTAGTATGGGGAATGGATTTTGAAGGGGATGAACGAACAGTTGATGTTCATGTGAAGCGACTAAGAGATCGTTTCTCAAAACGAACGGATGATTTTCAAATTACAACGGTGCGTGGACTCGGTTATAAGTTGGAGCTGAAATAA
- a CDS encoding YitT family protein produces MKKRTTDIIFIIIGAFLFALGVNLFVIPNEFGEGGVTGITIITYYLFEWSPGLVNLILNAILLIVGYKFLNKITTIYTIIAVVTNSLFLHLTEGWTIASDEMLVNAIFGGIFIGCGIGLIIRVGGTTAGTTILARMTHKYLGWSISYGLLFFDLIVAFSSYFIIGAEKLMLTIIMLYVGTKVMEFVIEGLNPKKAITIISDNPDEIAGKVTTLMGRGVTVYSGHGYYTKTPKDILYVVINKQEVVKLKRIVQTTDPAAFIAIHDVRDVFGEGFVDISKA; encoded by the coding sequence ATGAAAAAAAGAACGACAGACATTATTTTTATTATTATTGGTGCATTTCTTTTTGCGTTAGGTGTCAATTTATTTGTTATTCCGAACGAATTTGGTGAGGGCGGGGTAACAGGTATCACGATTATTACGTACTACTTATTTGAGTGGTCACCAGGTTTAGTTAACTTAATTTTAAATGCGATTTTGTTAATAGTCGGTTATAAATTTTTAAATAAGATCACAACGATTTATACGATTATCGCTGTAGTGACCAATTCGCTATTTCTTCATTTAACAGAAGGGTGGACGATTGCTTCTGATGAAATGCTCGTAAATGCCATTTTCGGTGGAATATTTATCGGGTGCGGGATTGGTCTTATCATCCGCGTTGGTGGAACGACAGCAGGTACTACCATCTTAGCAAGGATGACACATAAGTACTTAGGGTGGAGCATTAGCTATGGTTTACTGTTCTTCGATTTAATTGTTGCGTTTTCATCTTATTTCATCATTGGTGCAGAAAAACTGATGCTGACAATTATTATGCTATATGTAGGAACGAAAGTAATGGAATTTGTAATTGAAGGTTTAAATCCGAAAAAGGCCATTACAATTATTTCTGATAATCCGGATGAAATTGCCGGGAAGGTGACAACCTTAATGGGCAGAGGGGTTACCGTGTATTCAGGTCATGGCTATTACACGAAAACGCCGAAGGACATTCTTTATGTTGTTATTAATAAGCAAGAAGTAGTGAAGCTAAAGAGGATTGTTCAAACTACGGATCCAGCTGCGTTCATTGCTATACACGATGTTCGTGACGTATTTGGAGAAGGATTCGTTGATATTTCTAAGGCTTAG
- a CDS encoding MFS transporter encodes MKNKFRYYVFTMLTFITMVNYIDRGAIAYAQSFIIKEYGFDPKEWGAILGYFGYGYMIGSLLGGIFSDKKGPKFVWIVAATAWSIFEIATAFAGEIGIAIFGGSALIGFAIFRVLFGLTEGPSFAVSNKTAANWAAPKERAFLTSLGFVGVPLGAVLTAPVAVLLLSFTSWKVMFFILGTIGIVWAIIWYFTFTNMPEDHPRVTKEELAEIRSTEGVLQSIKAEKEIQKEPWYSFFKVPTFVMVTIAYFCFQYINFLILTWTPKYLQDVFHFQLSSLWYLGMIPWLGACITLPLGAKLSDRILRKTGNLRLARTGLPIIALLLTAICFSFIPAMDNYVAVLALMSLGNAFAFLPSSLFWAIIVDTAPAYSGTYSGIMHFIANIATILAPTLTGYLVVSYGYPSMFIVAAILAAIAMGAMLFVKPGQQTKNESLFNWSNKKGLEEPRANFE; translated from the coding sequence ATGAAGAATAAATTTCGTTATTATGTCTTTACAATGCTCACGTTTATTACGATGGTAAATTATATTGATCGAGGGGCTATCGCTTATGCGCAGTCTTTCATTATAAAAGAATATGGCTTTGACCCCAAGGAATGGGGCGCTATATTAGGGTATTTTGGTTATGGTTACATGATCGGTTCTTTATTAGGAGGTATTTTTTCAGATAAAAAAGGACCGAAATTTGTATGGATCGTAGCAGCAACCGCTTGGTCTATTTTTGAAATTGCGACCGCTTTTGCTGGAGAAATAGGGATTGCTATTTTTGGAGGGTCTGCTTTAATAGGATTTGCTATCTTCCGCGTTTTATTTGGCTTAACAGAAGGGCCATCTTTCGCGGTTTCGAATAAGACAGCAGCAAACTGGGCAGCTCCAAAAGAAAGAGCTTTTCTAACATCCCTTGGTTTTGTTGGTGTTCCGTTAGGTGCAGTATTAACGGCGCCTGTAGCGGTTCTGTTGCTCTCTTTCACTAGCTGGAAAGTAATGTTTTTCATCCTCGGTACAATTGGGATCGTATGGGCGATTATTTGGTATTTTACATTTACGAATATGCCCGAGGATCATCCACGAGTGACAAAAGAAGAACTAGCTGAAATACGAAGTACAGAAGGTGTACTTCAATCCATAAAGGCAGAGAAAGAAATTCAAAAAGAGCCATGGTACTCCTTTTTTAAAGTTCCGACATTCGTTATGGTTACGATAGCATATTTTTGCTTCCAATATATCAATTTTTTAATATTAACTTGGACACCGAAATATTTGCAAGATGTATTCCATTTTCAATTATCTTCCCTTTGGTATCTTGGGATGATTCCGTGGCTTGGCGCTTGTATCACATTACCACTAGGGGCGAAGCTATCTGATCGTATTTTACGTAAAACAGGGAATCTTCGTTTAGCTCGAACAGGGTTACCAATTATCGCTTTATTACTTACAGCGATTTGTTTTAGCTTCATTCCCGCGATGGACAATTATGTAGCTGTATTAGCGCTTATGTCGCTTGGAAATGCATTTGCTTTTTTACCGAGTTCATTATTTTGGGCAATTATTGTCGATACGGCTCCTGCTTACTCAGGAACATATAGTGGAATTATGCATTTCATCGCTAATATCGCGACAATCTTAGCCCCGACTTTAACTGGATATTTAGTTGTAAGTTATGGTTATCCTTCTATGTTTATCGTAGCAGCCATTTTGGCCGCTATTGCAATGGGGGCAATGTTATTTGTAAAACCAGGGCAGCAAACGAAGAATGAAAGCTTATTTAACTGGAGTAATAAGAAGGGATTAGAGGAACCTCGTGCTAATTTTGAATGA
- a CDS encoding LutC/YkgG family protein, with protein sequence MNTDVQQSFLNNIARKLNRERRSGVTPPKWKNNPLRHFPKEIDHESLVEQFIANLNILHTEVSHIYRSEIESALQYVVHKFNVQSAVYWDDDRLHQLEIGKYLTGNFVSHRIWQSKECERELRDYAAQVDMGITYAEMGLAETGTVVLWNGGGRGRLVSVLPAVYVAILSEHTIYRRLTEGVTSIHEQVSNGLPACINFITGPSRTGDIEMELAFGVHGPGKVHVILLKD encoded by the coding sequence ATGAATACGGATGTACAACAATCTTTTTTAAACAATATCGCACGTAAACTAAACCGAGAACGTCGCTCGGGGGTCACTCCTCCTAAGTGGAAAAACAATCCACTCAGACACTTTCCTAAAGAGATAGATCACGAAAGTTTAGTAGAGCAGTTTATTGCAAACCTGAATATTTTACATACAGAAGTAAGTCATATATACCGTTCAGAAATAGAGAGTGCACTTCAATATGTTGTACATAAATTTAATGTTCAATCTGCGGTGTATTGGGATGATGATAGATTACATCAGCTTGAAATAGGAAAGTATTTAACAGGAAATTTCGTTTCTCATCGAATTTGGCAAAGTAAAGAATGTGAAAGAGAACTACGGGATTATGCAGCTCAAGTGGATATGGGCATTACATATGCCGAAATGGGACTCGCTGAGACCGGAACCGTTGTTTTATGGAACGGTGGTGGACGCGGACGTTTAGTTAGTGTTTTGCCAGCAGTTTATGTAGCGATTCTCTCAGAACATACCATTTATAGACGTTTAACTGAAGGAGTAACTAGCATTCACGAACAAGTTTCGAATGGATTACCTGCCTGTATTAATTTTATCACTGGACCGAGCCGGACAGGTGATATTGAGATGGAATTAGCTTTTGGAGTTCACGGCCCCGGAAAGGTTCATGTCATTTTATTAAAGGATTAG
- a CDS encoding LutB/LldF family L-lactate oxidation iron-sulfur protein, producing MSEAGEQVFLKRVDKALHDPQMRSAVPFTQDRLRMGREQATHELGNMEEWREAASEIRMHTIENLDSYLEQLATNVRKNGGHVHFAFKAEDAVSYVSEIARKKEAKSVIKSKSMVSEEIHLNKKLEKIGVKVVESDLGEYIIQLAGEAPSHLIAPAIHKTKEQVAELFSKEAGRKIPVDTNQLLQFAREQLRKEFLEADIGISGCNFAVAESGSIVLVSNEGNARLTTTLPKVHIAIMGMERLVPTWKDLDVVVSMLTRSATGQKITSYVTGINGARLSEDMDGPEEFHLIILDNGRSDILGTAYEEVLKCIRCGACVNVCPVYRNIGGHAYGSVYSGPIGAVLAPLLEGYEELKELPFASSLCGACTDVCPVKIPLHDLLIEHRKDVVEQGFITKFEQLAFKGFTFMASHPFVYEKTIKMAHTGLSIFAKDGYIANGPGPLKGWTESRDFPKPAKQSFRDWWKKEMRDS from the coding sequence ATGAGTGAGGCGGGGGAACAAGTTTTTTTGAAAAGAGTAGATAAAGCGTTGCACGATCCGCAGATGAGAAGTGCGGTTCCGTTTACACAAGATAGGCTTCGGATGGGACGGGAACAAGCTACACATGAATTAGGGAATATGGAAGAATGGCGTGAGGCAGCATCTGAAATTCGGATGCATACAATTGAAAATTTAGATAGTTATTTGGAACAATTAGCTACTAATGTTCGAAAAAATGGGGGGCATGTTCATTTTGCTTTCAAAGCAGAAGATGCCGTATCGTATGTTTCTGAAATCGCAAGAAAAAAAGAAGCGAAATCAGTAATTAAGTCAAAGTCCATGGTCTCAGAAGAAATACACCTTAATAAAAAATTAGAAAAGATAGGGGTGAAAGTAGTAGAGTCTGATCTTGGAGAGTACATTATTCAATTAGCTGGAGAAGCTCCATCCCATTTAATTGCCCCAGCCATTCATAAGACAAAGGAACAAGTAGCAGAGCTTTTTTCTAAGGAAGCTGGAAGAAAGATACCGGTTGATACAAATCAACTACTACAATTTGCTAGGGAGCAATTGCGTAAAGAGTTTTTAGAAGCTGATATTGGTATTTCCGGTTGTAACTTTGCGGTAGCGGAATCTGGATCAATTGTTCTTGTAAGTAATGAGGGGAATGCTCGTCTTACTACGACATTGCCAAAAGTTCATATTGCTATTATGGGGATGGAACGCCTCGTTCCGACATGGAAAGATCTTGATGTAGTCGTTTCGATGTTAACAAGAAGTGCGACAGGCCAAAAGATTACATCTTATGTAACTGGAATTAATGGCGCACGTTTATCTGAAGATATGGATGGACCTGAAGAATTTCATTTAATTATTCTAGATAATGGTCGTTCTGATATTTTAGGAACTGCTTATGAAGAAGTATTAAAGTGTATAAGGTGTGGAGCTTGTGTAAATGTTTGTCCTGTGTATCGAAATATTGGGGGCCATGCTTATGGAAGTGTGTATAGCGGACCAATTGGGGCGGTACTAGCACCTTTATTAGAAGGATATGAGGAATTAAAAGAATTACCTTTTGCATCAAGTTTGTGCGGAGCGTGTACAGATGTTTGCCCCGTAAAAATTCCATTACATGACCTTCTCATTGAACATCGTAAAGATGTGGTGGAACAAGGGTTTATAACGAAATTTGAGCAGCTGGCCTTTAAAGGTTTCACGTTTATGGCGAGCCATCCGTTCGTTTATGAGAAAACTATTAAAATGGCACACACAGGTTTATCGATATTTGCGAAAGATGGATATATTGCGAATGGTCCCGGCCCATTAAAAGGGTGGACAGAAAGTAGAGATTTTCCAAAACCTGCGAAACAATCATTCCGTGATTGGTGGAAAAAAGAAATGAGGGATTCATAA
- a CDS encoding (Fe-S)-binding protein, whose translation MKVSLFITCLSDMFFPEVGKSVVEIMKQCGVELDFPEGQTCCGQPAYSSGYQEEAKLAAKQMIKAFEHSEYIVTPSGSCASMVHHYYKEMFKEDSEWYEKAVHLADRTYELTDFLINVLGKSDLKSKLVEKAVFHQSCHMSRALGIKEEPLQLLSQVEGLDVKELPYCQDCCGFGGTFAVKMSSISKTMVDEKIKHIEAADANLLIGADMGCLMNIGGRLRRKNKNIQVLHVAEVLAKGLNK comes from the coding sequence ATGAAAGTTTCGTTGTTTATTACTTGTTTATCAGATATGTTTTTTCCTGAAGTAGGTAAAAGTGTCGTAGAAATTATGAAGCAATGTGGAGTGGAACTAGATTTCCCAGAAGGACAGACTTGTTGCGGACAACCAGCTTACAGTAGCGGATATCAGGAAGAAGCAAAACTAGCAGCAAAGCAAATGATAAAAGCATTTGAGCATAGTGAATATATTGTGACGCCTTCAGGTTCTTGTGCCAGCATGGTTCATCATTATTATAAAGAAATGTTTAAAGAAGATAGTGAATGGTATGAAAAAGCAGTTCATTTAGCGGATAGAACGTATGAGTTGACGGATTTTTTAATAAATGTACTTGGAAAAAGTGATTTGAAATCTAAGTTGGTTGAGAAAGCTGTTTTTCACCAATCTTGTCATATGAGCCGTGCACTTGGGATAAAAGAGGAACCACTTCAGTTATTATCGCAAGTAGAAGGTCTAGACGTAAAAGAATTACCATATTGCCAAGATTGCTGCGGGTTTGGTGGCACCTTTGCAGTGAAAATGAGCTCGATTTCTAAAACGATGGTTGATGAAAAAATAAAACATATTGAGGCGGCAGATGCAAACCTTTTAATTGGAGCAGATATGGGATGTCTTATGAATATTGGAGGAAGATTGCGCAGAAAAAATAAAAATATTCAAGTGTTACATGTAGCAGAAGTACTGGCGAAGGGGCTGAATAAATGA
- a CDS encoding LysR family transcriptional regulator, with translation MDIRKLRYFTVIAEEKQLTRAAQRLHMAQPPLSRQLSLLEQELSVNLFERNGRNMHLTEEGKILYTKAKNIIQQLEETITEIKDTGEGLRGNLSIGAFHSCIPFLSEKIRYFQENYPNVNLKIWEGGPFYLIEQLENRYIELAILRSPFNKDVFSSICLSKEPYVIVMPAKWELYHSQLPIPLTELSHIPLLLLHKDKENSYHQLVIDECRHRGIQLNIACECPDSAFILMLIMTGVGASILPKSAVSHISQEFIKIVDVMDFPYQSESSIIWLKDRKLSKRSQRFIECT, from the coding sequence ATGGATATAAGAAAACTTCGTTACTTTACTGTAATCGCTGAAGAAAAACAGCTTACGCGTGCTGCCCAGCGGCTTCATATGGCACAGCCACCTCTAAGTAGACAGCTATCGCTACTAGAACAAGAATTATCAGTAAACTTATTTGAAAGAAACGGTCGAAATATGCATTTAACTGAAGAAGGAAAAATTTTATATACGAAAGCAAAAAACATTATTCAGCAATTAGAAGAAACCATTACGGAAATTAAAGATACCGGTGAAGGGCTAAGGGGGAATCTATCTATTGGAGCATTTCATTCTTGCATTCCTTTTCTCTCTGAAAAAATCCGCTATTTTCAAGAAAACTATCCAAATGTGAACTTAAAAATATGGGAAGGTGGCCCTTTTTACTTAATAGAGCAATTAGAAAATCGATATATCGAACTTGCTATTTTACGCTCCCCCTTTAATAAAGATGTTTTTTCTAGCATTTGTTTATCAAAAGAACCATACGTAATAGTCATGCCTGCTAAATGGGAACTATATCACTCACAGCTTCCAATTCCTCTAACCGAATTAAGTCATATTCCCCTTTTACTTTTACATAAAGATAAAGAAAACAGCTATCATCAGCTCGTCATTGATGAATGCAGGCACCGAGGTATTCAATTAAACATAGCATGTGAATGTCCAGACTCGGCATTTATTCTTATGCTTATCATGACTGGAGTCGGCGCGTCTATCCTGCCTAAAAGTGCTGTATCTCATATCTCGCAAGAATTTATAAAAATAGTAGACGTAATGGATTTCCCTTATCAGTCCGAATCATCGATTATATGGCTGAAAGATCGGAAACTTTCTAAACGATCCCAACGATTTATAGAATGTACATGA
- a CDS encoding 2TM domain-containing protein produces the protein MERDEVYLRAKKRVENLKAFYIHLTVYILVNLMLFIINIISDSSKLWFLYPLAGWGIGIVIHGLTTFPVGIFGKEWEERKIKEYMEKDK, from the coding sequence ATGGAGCGAGATGAGGTTTATTTACGAGCCAAAAAAAGGGTGGAGAATTTAAAAGCTTTTTACATTCATTTAACGGTTTATATATTAGTGAACTTAATGCTTTTTATTATAAATATAATCTCTGATTCAAGTAAATTATGGTTTTTATATCCACTTGCAGGTTGGGGAATCGGTATCGTTATACACGGTTTGACAACTTTTCCAGTGGGGATATTCGGAAAAGAGTGGGAAGAACGAAAGATTAAAGAATATATGGAGAAAGATAAGTAA
- a CDS encoding ATP F0F1 synthase subunit alpha, producing the protein MGMKKLILAGALGIAALSGTNLPGLEVTKASAASIESNFSTLGGRVVEVDNGVIVVKSKQYEEPVSVYMDSFSNVKVGDEVKATGSMMRNFTEYMVANTVENTSNKLGMHMKEDGSPDYVIGEVSKVGTMVEEGNGSTKYVVVEYPSLNGKKVIIDVFLTKGQVFHTGETVKIDMKYVGWGGSSINWNTTDHIEKVYEVKRNAENNDDVWIWS; encoded by the coding sequence ATGGGTATGAAAAAATTAATTTTAGCAGGTGCTTTAGGAATCGCAGCATTATCAGGAACGAATTTACCAGGGTTAGAAGTAACAAAAGCGAGTGCTGCTTCTATTGAATCGAATTTTTCAACGTTAGGAGGACGAGTAGTAGAAGTAGATAACGGTGTAATTGTCGTAAAATCTAAGCAATACGAAGAACCTGTTAGTGTATATATGGATTCATTTTCAAATGTGAAAGTAGGAGATGAAGTAAAAGCTACTGGATCTATGATGCGTAATTTTACAGAATATATGGTTGCAAATACAGTTGAAAATACTTCAAATAAATTAGGTATGCATATGAAAGAAGACGGCTCTCCTGATTATGTGATTGGGGAAGTATCAAAAGTAGGAACGATGGTAGAGGAGGGAAACGGTTCTACTAAATATGTCGTAGTTGAGTATCCATCACTAAACGGGAAGAAAGTTATTATTGATGTTTTCTTAACGAAGGGACAAGTATTTCATACGGGTGAGACAGTAAAAATTGATATGAAGTATGTGGGCTGGGGCGGAAGTTCTATTAACTGGAACACAACGGATCATATCGAAAAAGTGTATGAAGTAAAGAGAAACGCTGAAAATAATGATGATGTTTGGATTTGGTCTTAA
- a CDS encoding S66 family peptidase: MLIKPKRLQPGDIVATVSPSWGGAGDSEIRWRYEQGVKRLEEVFGLTVIPMPNSLKGSEYLYNNPQARAEDLMTAFKDTRVKAIIANIGGEDSIRLLPYINFNVIRENPKIFMGYSDVTISHLFCHKAGLSSLYGPAILTDFAENVEMDPYTIEMVNRTLFSNETIDEIQPAPKWTSERLEWIEVNKDTRRTMQQNNGYELLQGSTTVQGRLIGGCIEVLEFAKGTELWPAKKHWEDSILFFETSEDHPEPSYIKYWLRNYAAQGILQKAKGIIFGKPKDEMYYEEYKHEILQVMKEHHLEDLPILYNLNFGHTEPKFILPYGAMAEIDCENRSFSILESGVKL, encoded by the coding sequence ATGTTAATAAAACCAAAGAGATTACAGCCAGGTGATATCGTGGCAACAGTAAGTCCTTCATGGGGAGGCGCAGGTGATTCTGAAATAAGATGGCGTTATGAACAAGGAGTAAAAAGATTAGAGGAAGTTTTTGGTCTTACGGTTATTCCAATGCCCAATAGTTTAAAAGGTAGCGAATACCTTTATAACAACCCACAGGCCCGTGCGGAAGATTTAATGACAGCATTTAAAGATACGCGCGTGAAAGCAATTATTGCAAATATTGGCGGTGAAGATAGCATTCGCTTACTTCCCTATATAAATTTTAATGTGATACGTGAAAACCCGAAAATTTTTATGGGATACTCTGACGTTACTATTTCACATTTATTTTGCCATAAAGCAGGGCTTTCCTCTTTATACGGTCCAGCCATTTTAACTGATTTTGCTGAAAATGTAGAGATGGATCCATATACAATTGAAATGGTAAATCGAACTCTCTTTTCAAATGAGACAATCGACGAGATTCAACCAGCTCCTAAATGGACAAGTGAGCGTTTAGAATGGATAGAGGTAAATAAAGATACAAGGCGTACGATGCAACAAAACAATGGATATGAACTACTTCAGGGCTCTACTACCGTACAAGGGCGTTTAATTGGTGGTTGTATAGAAGTACTTGAATTTGCAAAAGGAACGGAGCTTTGGCCTGCGAAAAAACATTGGGAGGATAGTATTCTCTTCTTTGAAACTTCTGAAGATCATCCAGAACCAAGTTATATAAAGTATTGGTTACGAAATTATGCAGCGCAAGGCATTCTGCAAAAAGCAAAAGGAATTATTTTTGGTAAGCCAAAAGACGAAATGTATTATGAAGAATATAAACATGAAATACTGCAGGTTATGAAGGAACATCATCTAGAAGATTTGCCGATTCTTTATAATTTAAATTTTGGCCATACTGAACCGAAGTTTATTTTACCTTACGGCGCAATGGCAGAAATTGATTGTGAAAATAGATCTTTCTCTATTTTGGAAAGTGGCGTGAAACTTTAA